From one Pieris brassicae chromosome 5, ilPieBrab1.1, whole genome shotgun sequence genomic stretch:
- the LOC123710490 gene encoding retinol dehydrogenase 11-like produces MALYIATAVITAAAAIYWYVNRHKPIKHILSELRYALDMQGAGAGGLIDDWVSVWQNKITLPDAKDRIAVITGGARGIGSEVVRGMLKANMIVIMGVRNTESAKKLANSMQNGDKLHAFQLDLQSLNSVKHFAENVLKKFPEIHVLVNNAGIMFGDYKLTEDGFETQFAVNHLSHFYLIHLLLPALKRAGTIEEPSRVVNVTSCGHFPGKIYFDDINMKEHYDTTAAYAQSKLAQLMTARYVNSLLEDKDVPVKCFSVHPGIVDTDLFEHSSFGKLPWARRLFFKTPEKGAISILFTCFDRDIIKKGGMYISNCKEGFSNRFSKNETHQKALFDLSCNLLGIEANKYGK; encoded by the exons ATGGCTTTGTACATCGCCACCGCGGTGATAACCGCCGCTGCCGCTATTTACTGGTACGTTAACAGGCATAAACCTATAAAACACATACTCAGTGAACTACGTTATGCTCTAGATATGCAAGGAGCAGGTGCTGGTGGATTAATCGACGATTGGGTTAGCGTCTggcaaaacaaaataacattgCCAGATGCAAAAGACAGGATTGCCGTTATAACTGGAGGCGCTCGCGGTATAGGAAGTGAAGTCGTTCGAGGAATGCTTAAAGCCAACATGATCGTAATAATGGGCGTGAGAAATACAGAGTCAGCGAAAAAACTTGCAAATTCAATGCAAAACGGAGATAAGTTACACGCTTTTCAACTGGATCTACAGTCATTGAATTCCGTCAAACATTTTGCTGAGAATGTCTTAAAGAAATTTCCTGAGATACATGTACTAGTGAACAATGCAGGAATTATGTTCGGTGACTATAAATTAACTGAGGATGGCTTTGAAACCCAATTTGCTGTCAACCATTtaagtcatttttatttgatacatCTGCTGTTACCAGCACTAAAACGAGCAGGGACAATTGAAGAGCCGTCAAGAGTGGTTAATGTAACATCATGTGGACATTTTCCAGGGAAAATCTATTTTGATGACATTAATATGAAAGAACACTATGACACAACAGCTGCATATGCACAATCGAAATTAGCTCAG CTTATGACTGCAAGATATGTGAACAGTTTATTGGAAGACAAAGATGTTCCTGTAAAGTGCTTTTCTGTACACCCAGGTATTGTTGATACAGACTTGTTTGAACACAGTAGCTTTGGAAAGCTTCCATGGGCCAGGCggctattttttaaaacaccaGAAAAAGGTGCTATATCAATACTGTTTACCTGCTTTGACAGAGACATCATTAAGAAAGGAGGAATGTATATAAGTAACTGTAAAGAAGGCTTTAGTAACcgtttttcaaaaaatgaaaCGCACCAGAAGgctttatttgatttatcttGTAACTTACTTGGTATTGAAGCCAATAAGtatggaaaataa
- the LOC123710491 gene encoding glycine cleavage system H protein, mitochondrial, with the protein MTLQRCLYQVSKQISQQFILQPSVRQVFCKINYKYSTNAEKKFSDRHEWVLVDKENIGTVGISKYAQESLGDVVFAQLPDPGMQLNVGDECGALESVKAASEIYSPVSGTVTEKNKEVEKKPGLINSSYYDKGWLFKLKLSKPEQLNNLMNEKQYEEFLKTDAEKDHT; encoded by the coding sequence ATGACACTCCAAAGATGTCTCTATCAAGTTTCAAAACAGATATCACAGCAATTTATTCTTCAACCAAGTGTTAGGCAGGTGTTTTGTAAAATCAACTATAAATACAGTACTAATGCTGAAAAAAAGTTCTCTGACCGACATGAATGGGTGCTTGTTGACAAAGAGAATATTGGAACAGTAGGAATAAGTAAATATGCTCAAGAATCTCTTGGAGATGTTGTGTTTGCCCAGTTACCTGATCCGGGAATGCAATTAAACGTTGGGGATGAGTGTGGTGCTCTAGAAAGTGTTAAGGCTGCTAGTGAAATATATTCTCCTGTCAGTGGAACTGTTACAGAGAAGAATAAGGAGGTGGAAAAGAAACCCGGGCTTATAAATAGTTCTTACTATGATAAAGGATGGctatttaaacttaaactttCAAAACcagaacaattaaataatctaatgAATGAGAAGCAATATGAAGAATTTTTGAAGACAGATGCTGAAAAAGATCACACTTAA